The following proteins come from a genomic window of Cryptomeria japonica unplaced genomic scaffold, Sugi_1.0 HiC_scaffold_492, whole genome shotgun sequence:
- the LOC131871946 gene encoding peroxidase 5-like — protein MEASLLVIPFVILFLSVRANGDGLKVGFYSQTCPKAEEIINETVAKAVKANPGVPAALIRLHFHDCFVRGCDGSILLDSTADNVAEKDSFVNNLNPVGYDIIDEAKSKLEAKCAGVLSCADIVAYAARDSAYQAGGLFWAVEGGRRDGRTSLAIEPPLNLPCPSFDVNQLTQIFATKNLTQEDMVTLSGAHSIGASHCASFSVDRLYYFNGSGGQDPSMNCHYAVKLKAICTPSASPEAVALLDPFTPTKLDVNYYINLQYNLGLLKSDQALMLDDATSREVKINAKYPTIWRKKFGRAMVKMGAFDVLTGTQGEIRKKCRFRN, from the exons ATGGAAGCAAGTCTGCTGGTTATTCCTTTCGTCATATTGTTTTTATCTGTTAGAGCTAATGGGGATGGGTTAAAGGTAGGTTTTTATAGCCAAACATGCCCTAAGGCCGAGGAGATTATCAATGAAACTGTTGCCAAAGCAGTTAAAGCAAATCCTGGTGTACCAGCTGCTCTTATAAGATTGCACTTCCATGATTGCTTTGTGAGA GGCTGCGATGGATCAATTCTCCTTGATTCCACAGCAGACAACGTAGCGGAGAAGGACTCCTTTGTCAACAATCTGAACCCGGTGGGCTACGACATAATTGATGAAGCCAAGTCCAAACTGGAAGCCAAATGTGCGGGTGTCCTTTCTTGTGCCGACATAGTGGCATACGCTGCAAGAGATAGTGCTTACCAA GCTGGTGGGTTATTTTGGGCGGTTGAAGGCGGTCGAAGAGACGGGAGGACATCTCTCGCAATAGAGCCCCCATTGAATCTTCCTTGTCCCTCATTTGATGTAAACCAGTTGACACAAATTTTTGCCACAAAGAATTTGACGCAGGAGGACATGGTCACTCTCTCAG GTGCCCATTCAATTGGGGCTTCTCACTGTGCTTCATTCAGTGTAGATCGTCTGTACTACTTCAACGGGAGTGGTGGTCAAGACCCTTCCATGAACTGCCACTATGCTGTTAAGCTAAAGGCCATATGCACCCCCTCGGCTTCACCAGAGGCCGTTGCTTTACTGGATCCTTTCACTCCCACTAAGCTGGACGTGAATTACTACATAAACTTGCAGTACAATCTTGGACTGTTGAAATCTGATCAGGCGTTGATGTTAGATGATGCCACCTCCCGAGAGGTGAAGATTAACGCCAAGTATCCAAccatttggaggaagaaattcggACGAGCAATGGTAAAGATGGGTGCATTTGACGTGTTGACAGGAACGCAGGGAGAGATAAGGAAAAAGTGCCGTTTCCGGAACTAG